In the Tribolium castaneum strain GA2 chromosome 1, icTriCast1.1, whole genome shotgun sequence genome, one interval contains:
- the LOC655113 gene encoding ubiquitin-conjugating enzyme E2 J1: MSLENKYNLKSPGVKRLMREARELAEPTEEYFAHPLEDNLFEWHFTVRGPPSTEFEGGFYHGRILLPSQYPMQPPNIILLTPNGRFEVNKKICLSISGHHPESWQPSWSIRTALLALIAFMPTPAAGTIGSLDYTPEERQILAKKSINWECQICGKIAETLSSQSKSSNITQEEASLIQQIALKAEEDANRKEKSADKKEDSDETNVRQRVTINTPSAETINEPITDVIMETEVSINPSTVDQVFNVVVWVIVFVIVLLIGRRFFLLE; this comes from the exons ATGTCGTTAGAAAATAAGTATAACCTAAAAAGCCCAG GGGTGAAACGTCTCATGCGCGAAGCGCGAGAACTGGCCGAACCCACAGAAGAATATTTCGCCCATCCGTTGGAAGACAACTTGTTTGAATGGCATTTCACAGTGCGAGGCCCCCCTAGCACGGAGTTTGAGGGCGGTTTCTACCACGGACGTATTCTTTTACCCTCACAGTATCCCATGCAGCCCCccaatattattttgttaaca CCAAATGGGCGCTTCGAggtgaacaaaaaaatttgcttgtcTATCTCTGGACATCACCCGGAGAGCTGGCAACCGTCGTGGTCGATAAGAACAGCCTTGTTGGCTTTAATTGCTTTCATGCCGACTCCTGCAGCCGGCACGATTGGTTCCTTGGACTACACCCCAGAAGAAAGACAGATTTTAGCAAAGAAATCCATCAATTGGGAGTGTCAAATTTGCGGTAAAATTGCAGAGACGCTTTCTTCGCAGTCAAAATCGTCAAATATTACTCAGGAAGAGGCTTCCCTTATCCAGCAGATTGCTCTCAAG GCGGAGGAAGATGCAAACCGCAAAGAAAAATCTGCAGATAAAAAAGAAGATTCTGATGAGACTAATGTTAGACAGAGAGTAACAATAAACACCCCAAGTGCTGAAActataaatgaaccgattacGGATGTTATAATGGAAACGGAAGTTTCAATTAATCCAAGTACTGT AGATCAAGTATTCAATGTCGTTGTGTGGGTCATCGTATTTGTGATAGTTCTCCTTATAGGACGAagatttttcttgttggaatga